The following is a genomic window from Prunus persica cultivar Lovell chromosome G7, Prunus_persica_NCBIv2, whole genome shotgun sequence.
ttaagGACAAATTTACCTATTtgtaaaatgaattttaatgACAAATTTACACATTTCTCTTTACTTGTCTTGTTTCTCTGAGAGATAAGctcaagaggaaaaaaaatccaggTTGACTCTTCTTTGTTGTATCACTTCCTCAAGTCAAAGCGTAATTTCTCTCATCTTACTTTTCTATGTTTCTTTGTGTTTATTCTCTATCTTGTGAACCATTCGAAAAAATTTGTAGGTGGGTTTTCTTAtttacccaaaagaaaagaaaagaaaaactaaaatttgtaGGTGAGTTTTGGAGTTTCtgaaactgttttttttttttttttttttttgtgggatGCTTGTGGTTCAATTTTAGTAAGATTTTGGGTCTGTTTGCTtgaattgtttttttgtttgtttttaggtTAAAGCTCAGTTGGAACTTTTGCTGGTTTGTGAAGCTAATTGGAACAAAATTGGGGTTGTTTTGAACttggttttggagtttttGGGTATCCCTTGAAGCTTTAGAATGGTTTGACTTTGGGTGTTTAGCAGAAGtacatatattttgtttggtgAAGTTGTATTTTAGATTCAAGGAGTTGGAAAGTTGTATTTGAgctttattttgaatttctgCCAAATTGTTTTGAAGCTTATGCGAATGGCTTGACTTTGTGGGACATTGGCAAAAGTTAATTGGTAGGTtatgtttgtttgtattttcatcaaaaattGATTAAAGGGTATTTCAGGAATAATGGTGAGTGGAAAGATAAGAttgtttttttcaaatttacatgatgaatgaaaaaatatgataagaaaatgaaaatagcagcactcgATTTTAATTGTTAAGCATAAgcacaacaataaaaaaatgaaaaagctcAAACTAGAAAGAAAGGATGTATACTGATGTCAAGGTGTGAACAAGTAATTCATAAGACCCTGGCCTggacaataaatataatttactttCCCaacctctttttttatttattttaaattttagttttctttataTACATACGCATATAAATGATAATTCACAGAATCAACgaaaataattcataaataaaaaaggctaaACATGAAAGGATCAATGAAActcaaataacaaaatttggCATTATCAAACTGAACTTACAACAAATCCTGCAAATTCAAGATAACTACCAGCGCTATGTATTTTATGTTCATACAGGATGAATGAACAAAATAGAATAATCAAATTTAATCTCCACAATGTAAAAAGGATCTAATTCTCAATAAACTGAGTCTGgtttcaaaacaaataatcaCAGAAAACTGATACACAAGATTGGGTGTATGCAATCAAGAAGGCATTTTCTCATGAATTGACGTTTCTAGAATGAATAAAACAACTAACAAACACAATACAAACTTTGATTTGTAAAGGTCAAAAGACCATGTGAATAAGATCAGGAAATAGAGATTTCCGTTTCagttagttttcatttttttaacagACATTTAACAGATAATCAGAGAATACATGTCCATTCTTCTCCCTCTGATAATATTAATTGTCGAACTTCATATTAGAATTATCAAGAGTCAAAACTTCAATGCATTAGTTCTGTAGGAATCTATATGAAAGAAACTTAACCGATGCAACTTCACAAGTTCAGTAGACAAATGGTTTCACATATATAATCAAactgcgagagagagagagagagagagagagagagagagagagagagagagagagagattttttcATTCATTGAGCCATATGAATCTCATTTGTGTACACAAGTAATTTACAGAGTCAATGGCTTCATGGGTGCAGAATTCAGAATCAAATTCTTTATCAAGGTACTGCAGAAGCAACTGAGCCAAGTTAACATGTATCCTTGAAGCAGTATTCTTAGTACTTATTTCAAtctggaaaaagtatgaactCCTCATTCTGTCAACAATTGTACCCAATTGTTTAATAAATCTCTTAGCAAAACAGATGTTAAAATCAATCATCCACAATGCTCTGATGATTACAATCATCTACATTAGGTTGATCCGTCGACTGGCAATTGGGTGCCGTTTCTTCTAAGCAGATGTCTGAAGTGATATCAGCATCACCGCATTCAGATGCAGATCTAGCATCCATGTCCTTTTCCGGACAATCAAGTTGCACGCATTCAGCAACTTCACTGCCGTAATTTTCCATGTCATGAGTACTCCTACTTGACAATGTTAAGTCTTCTTTCTTCACAATATTGAATACAATCCCATTATGTATCCTTTCAGGCTGCAAAAGATCACCTTCAGTCACCATAATGCTTGAACCATTTACTGAAACCATACTTCCAAAATCCCTCTTATCGAATTTAGTGCTTTCGGGACTTCTGTCAGGTGTTGTACCCCTTGGGCTTTGATAATACTGATTATTGCCTCCCATCTGAAGCGTTGCTGAGTTAGGAATAGCCAGAAAACTTCTGTTCAGTTCAGCATCAATGTCCAAATTTTGGACAAAGTCGACGAATTTATTTGCTGATGTTGTTCTCATCAAAGGTCCACCTGATCTAGTCCAAGAATTAACGTCAACGCTCTCAGATTCACTGTCACTTCCATCATGTATATTGCGGTGCGTTTGAAAGTTTTTTACAGAAGGAATTGCACTGGTGGATGCACCAATACCTTGATGGATTGAGGAAGCACCATCTCCAAAGTCTTCAAGGGAACCACTTGAATTCTCACGAGCAATACAATTCCAAGAAGGAATTCTTCTTGATGCACTGAATTTGACTGTAGTAGCTAGGCCATGAGAAGAAGCTGCAGCTCTTTCAGCACTTCTTTTGAGTCTGCGCATGTGGTTGAGAATTACAACACACTCATCAAGAGCAAGCTCAATGCCACAGTTTGCTTTTATGGCCGAGAGCTTCTCCCAAGTGCATCTTCTACCTTGATTGGCCGCCTTTTGAAGTTCAATATATGTTGggttttgtataatttttgagTACTGGTAAATAAGTCAGAAAAACAAATGGCTAGTTAGTCTCCATCTAAAGGATTATTCGAATTGGTCcacaacagaaacaaaaaattcaaaatactccaaaaaaacttaattttgtaatacttTGTTCAATTTAACCAATCCAAAGTTagttatactttaaaaaatttgttaagcAAGCACTATAATGTAAGGTTCCATGAAATACTGACCAAGCCTAATTCAGTAGTTAATGCTTTCTCCCCGTACCTGAGCAAGTGTGGCAGGCATAACAACAGTAACGTCACCCTCCCAATCTTGAGCAAACAGTTTCGCAAGTCCACCTAATGGAAAACCAAGTTCCAGGATCTGGTTACATCTATGTTTCACCTCCATCTCAGCAAGATGAGCAAGCTACACAGTTAAAGACTAAAATGGATTAATTCTCATGTCATCAGAATGTCGAAGTAACAAAATCATGTAACAGAATCCAAATACGATATTACAACCAGTGGGCAAGAACAGATAAGCAATCCTAGCTCAATGTCTATTCCTTTCAATAAGGTGCTTGCTGATAAACCAAGACGATAGACTACTGTAATTTATCAAGATTGTTTTTGGCAAAAGCCATTGGAACTGGAGTACATAAAGATGTGGCCTGATGCTgagaacaaaagaaatattTCCTAAGCCAGTAAATTCTAACCACAATTTGAAACTAAATGGATTTCTCTTGCTGAAATCCAAACCACATGTTGGTGATGCAGCCAGGAATTTATCATAAGCTGGTATCCCAACTGAGAGAAATCCAAACTGGCTTGGAGAATCATACAACATTTCACCAGCTACAGGAAAACtcacttttttcttctaatttctACGAAGTTGTTAGGTGTggaagaaaaacagagaaaagcaGTAAGAAGGCAGAAACAAGTTGATAAGGCAAAGACCTTTCATATTCGCAACGAGAAAGTAAGACTACACAGACAACTAAAACCATTGgacaaagacaataattttaaaaagaatctgAATTGAGGTCTATCAATACATACCTTGGCAGCAAAGTTGCCTCCACAAGCTCTCACAAATTCCTTTAGCCTTAACAATGGTGCAATGTGAGGATTTGCCTGACTGACAATAAAATGATTAACGTTGAACAGTTCTTTCAGCTGCATCATAGGTAAATCTATCTCCAAGCTACCATCCCTCCATCTACGCACTGGCATTGACCCTGCCTCTGGACCCAAATTAAATGGAGGATGATAAGGAACAATCTCTCCACTTCTATCTTTTGCCATTAGTTCCTGAGCCTCAAAAAGGCCTGGAAAAGCACAAGAAGCTGTCACTGCACTCCATATAACAACATGAGGTGAAGTCAAGTAGTTAAGGCATCTAGGTGGCTCGTGCTTCCTTGGGGAGCAAACAGTTATCCCAAGAATTCGACCTGTCATGTCATAAGCTTCTTGGAATGTAAGATTACTCGTTAAATGCCTTAACATCATTTGCAACTGCCTGATCTCATGAACTGCCCCGCGTGTCATGACCCTCTTGACAACTGTAAAAATCCCACCCATCTGATCAAAAAACTGCAATGAGTGCCAAGAATCCTCAAAGAAACTTTGGAGCTCAGGCCAAGACCTAGTGGCAACAACAGCACACATAATGGACCCCACACTAGAACCAGCAATTATTCTTGGCAAAAGCTTATGTTCCACCAGCGTTTTAACCACACCCACATGGAAAGATCCAAGAGAAGCACCCCCACTCAAAAGCAGGGCAGTTCTCCCAAAAGCATGTCTTGTTTCATGCATGAAAGCAAGCTTCTCTTCCAATGAGAGCTCTTCTGAGTCTGAATCACAGACCATTCTCAACTGAGTTGAGACCTCATCGATGTATTCCTTTATGAGTTTGGGAACATGAAGTTTCTCCTTGTGAAGCTCAGGGTTGCACATATTACCAAGATTTCTAACAAGATCTGCTCGCATGCAGAACATTATATCTCTGAGAGAACCCTCTTCACGACGGTGGTGGAGCTCTTGAAGCTTATTCCTAACTACTTCTTCATCATAAAGGTCTGATTCATTCATCTTTGGGGTCTCTTTATCAAGCATCCTAGCAGCATGAGCCCACTCCTCATAAGTCAATGCAGTTCTCATCATATTTCTCCAAAATTTCCTCCGATAAGCCATTTCAGCCTTGACTTTTACATTTGTGTATCGCTTCAACAAAAAAGCAATAATTGTCACCATTGCCAATATCCCTTGTGGATTTCGTGGATGCAACCATGAGAACATGGGAGCCAAAAAGTCCCTACATCTATAGATGAGACGCAACAATGTACGAAACATTTGTTGCCTCAACTGTGACAGTGACTTGCAAAATAAAACCCTGAAAGCAATAGTCCGACCAACAATGGTTGAAGGTCCAATAGGAAATGGATCAACACTGGCCTCATTGCTTATATCCATTTCTTTGGAGTAAGTAAAATGTCTGTATTTTTGTCGTTGTAGCAAAGGTATATTTCCTTGGTCAACAAAGCTGAAGGTTTATAAAACCTACAACAGCTCTTATAACTACAAATGTGGTTTTAGCTCCCCAAGTTTACAAAAGAATGAGGAACGCAATTGAAGGACAAACGAATCCTGGCAGTAGAATCTCAAATTGAATCGTACAGAATTAAAATAGAAGTCAATGAGATATGATTCCAAAAGTTCAATTAAGATTTATCTATTGCTTCAAGCTTTAgctcaaatgaaataaaacGGTACCCAACAAACCAAACAAGGAAAACCTaattgcaaattaatatcAGTTACCAAATTCTCCAACCGCTTTAAATCTTGAAGCTTTCCCAAATTCCAGAGAAATCCCCCCCCCAAAACCAATGGAAAAGTCACAACTTTGACCCCCAAATCCTCAAATTGCCCAACACCCCCCAGCTCAAAAGCTTGGTGGGTTTCCAAAACCTGCCCAACCAAGCCCCAAGGAACCCCAAGAATTTCAAATCCACAAAATTCAACCCAGAAAACTTGATCagcaaaccaaacaaaaacccaCCTCCCAAATCAGAAACCCAACTGGGTTTTGCCTCAATTTTCTCAGGAGCAATCAAATTAAAAGCCAAATCGGTTCTCAGATCAGAACCTAAGTTTCTCACTGCCTGCTAAAGGAACCCCAAGAGATTGAAATTCCAAGCAACAAATAACAGGTAAGCGAACTTCAACAAATGGAACCCAATACACCAatagattggattggatgggATTTATGGGAAGTATTGGGAATTGTGAATGGATAAAGATATCAACGTGATGGTGACGCCGCTCTGATGGGTTTGAATTGGATATGGAAATCTCTTTTATTGAAGGCGGATAAGGTGGCGGAGAGACCACTCCGCGACCTATCCGACAAAACTATATTGATTGTTGGAAGCTTCTATTTATATTGCTATTTCAGGAAAGTGACAAACAAGATGGAACGCCAAGAAAAAGGGACGTAACAAAActtcgaaatttttttggttgattgtAAGAAAGCAGAGGCTTTGATTTCGCGTAAACGAAAGCGCTTTTGGTTGCTTACAAGCTAAAAACAATGGCGTTAATGATGACGAccgaaaaatagaaaaattcgACATTAGAATTAGATTAGAATAGGAATTCCACATATTGTAAACGGAAAAGATTATGTTATTGCATCGgatggagaaatttttttggtctgacaAATCTCTTTGCAATCTTTGGCTCCCACAACACCGACCCTTTGACACAATATCCTTATGTcctcatttctctttttccgcaaggctttttgttttgtgggtttttatcacaaatggttctTGAGGTTTGTTAAATTAtcacctttgttttttttttttttttttgtcctgaCATTATTTGTCTTTTATGTTATACCTCACACATTAATTTGATCTTGCAGTGAAGTTCGGtcaaaatttttgttaaattgaTGACGTGGCATGTATATGGTGCCCACATATCCATTGAGATCATGCCGCGTGaatctaaataaaaaatatttaaaaataataatttaactttaaaaaaaaaaataaatatttaacattaaaaaaaaattggaaattaaaaaagaagaacaaaaaataaactcaacCTCCCCCTCATTCCCTTTCCCCTTCCGTATCCCCCACCCTCCCATTCCCCTCATTCCCCTTCCATCTTCCCCACCCTTCGCCTCTTATCTATCTGTTCCCACCCtcagccctctctctctctctctctctctctctctctctctctctctctctctctctctctctctctctccctcctcccCCTTCTCCTGCAAACCCCATCGACCATAGACCCTTGAAGGAAACATTTTGCATTTCATGACTTGGAATGAATTTAGTCCCAACATATAACACAAAATCGTTCTAAATGGCGAATTCATTTTGCTTATTCAAGTTGAGCTAAGCCTATTAGGTTGGACCCATTTTTGGCTAAGAAAGCTGAGAAAGAGGATGTCTCTTCTACACATCAAGAACTCCAAGTTGAAATGCCAAAAACCCTAACTTCAAAATGTCAAACTGTGGCTTAAATAGCCAACAAGAAGATGAGGAGAATGGGAATTTCAGCCATAGTGTTTCTTGGGCTCCTCTTGGGGTCATTTAACTTGTGTTGTCATACAAGACATGTTCCTAGTCCTGGGCTCATTGGGTCCTTGGGCTATTTCACCCTTTGACCCAAAATGCCTTCAAAGCCCAAATCGAGTTCAACTGTCAAACTAACTTCACAATTAACATTTCAATTGTGATTTGGGACTTAACCATTAATTCAAATCCTTAGTCAGAATAGTTTGACTTGGTCAACCGTTATGGTCAAACATGTTGACTATTGACTTTGACTATTGACTTTCAACGTCTTatcttctttatttgtttctcAAGTTTCCTTTATCTTCATTTGTTCCTCTAATCACATTTCTCAGTGTACAATACATAGGTTCCTTTTAGTAAGGTAGTGGGCTGACTCAAGTTCTGTGAGTTGATTTGTGAATTAAATCTAATTAATTCTTCCTATTAGTAAGGTCAATTATGATTGAACCTTTTAGTACTTCCACAAACCATGATTGACACCTAACAACATGTTATGGTTATCTGAGCTTAAAAAGGTGTAGGGAAGAACCTATTCAAATTGAAATGACCGTGCAATTGAATCATTCTCTTATACAATACACCTTATTCACATTATTAGATAATAAAATCTAATCTCGAATATCCTAATGTGAATTATTCCTTTATATGATTATCCTAGTAAGATTTGAAGACTACTTCTTTCAAATCTTATCCACTACTCTGTGCAGAGATTTGATCAATCATATCTTTGGAGTATTCTCTCTCCTTACTAAGAGTAGAGATtccttgtt
Proteins encoded in this region:
- the LOC18771147 gene encoding triacylglycerol lipase SDP1, whose product is MDISNEASVDPFPIGPSTIVGRTIAFRVLFCKSLSQLRQQMFRTLLRLIYRCRDFLAPMFSWLHPRNPQGILAMVTIIAFLLKRYTNVKVKAEMAYRRKFWRNMMRTALTYEEWAHAARMLDKETPKMNESDLYDEEVVRNKLQELHHRREEGSLRDIMFCMRADLVRNLGNMCNPELHKEKLHVPKLIKEYIDEVSTQLRMVCDSDSEELSLEEKLAFMHETRHAFGRTALLLSGGASLGSFHVGVVKTLVEHKLLPRIIAGSSVGSIMCAVVATRSWPELQSFFEDSWHSLQFFDQMGGIFTVVKRVMTRGAVHEIRQLQMMLRHLTSNLTFQEAYDMTGRILGITVCSPRKHEPPRCLNYLTSPHVVIWSAVTASCAFPGLFEAQELMAKDRSGEIVPYHPPFNLGPEAGSMPVRRWRDGSLEIDLPMMQLKELFNVNHFIVSQANPHIAPLLRLKEFVRACGGNFAAKLAHLAEMEVKHRCNQILELGFPLGGLAKLFAQDWEGDVTVVMPATLAQYSKIIQNPTYIELQKAANQGRRCTWEKLSAIKANCGIELALDECVVILNHMRRLKRSAERAAASSHGLATTVKFSASRRIPSWNCIARENSSGSLEDFGDGASSIHQGIGASTSAIPSVKNFQTHRNIHDGSDSESESVDVNSWTRSGGPLMRTTSANKFVDFVQNLDIDAELNRSFLAIPNSATLQMGGNNQYYQSPRGTTPDRSPESTKFDKRDFGSMVSVNGSSIMVTEGDLLQPERIHNGIVFNIVKKEDLTLSSRSTHDMENYGSEVAECVQLDCPEKDMDARSASECGDADITSDICLEETAPNCQSTDQPNVDDCNHQSIVDD